From a region of the Salvelinus alpinus chromosome 2, SLU_Salpinus.1, whole genome shotgun sequence genome:
- the LOC139567733 gene encoding C-X-C motif chemokine 11-like: MAFAPKACSLFLVVFLGVCMQLNGAQHVPGARCNCPGTIMHTQETIVDFEIIEKTHYCDTTEIIVTLAEDGARRCLNPVGRKAMFFINCWNKINKDDKQKKRCLKRKAV, encoded by the exons ATGGCCTTCGCACCAAAAGCCTGCAGTCTTTTCCTGGTGGTTTTCCTGGGAGTTTGTATGCAGCTCAACGGAG CTCAACACGTCCCAGGTGCCAGATGCAATTGCCCAGGAACCATTATGCACACTCAGGAAACCATTGTTGACTTTGAAATCATTGAAAAGACCCATTACTGCGACACTACTGAAATCAT TGTTACACTGGCGGAAGATGGAGCCAGAAGGTGCCTGAACCCTGTTGGAAGAAAGGCCATGTTTTTCATCAACTGCTGGAACAA AATAAACAAGGACGACAAGCAAAAGAAGAGGTGTCTTAAGAGAAAAGCAGTGTGA